The DNA window TGTCAGATTTGAGCTGTTCTTCGCGCTGGGTCCGAATTTCGCCTTTGGCAAAGCGGTAGTACTGCACCAAGGGAATCGAGCTTGGGCAAACGTATGAACAGGCACCGCATTCGATACAATCGAACAGGTTAAGGTGCTCGGCTTTCTCGAACTCTTCGGCCTTCGAGTACCAGAACAACTGTTGAGGTAACAATTCCATCGGGCATGCTTCTGCACATTCGCCACAGCGAATACAGGGCTGCTCGGGGGGCGGAGCCTGCAACTCTTGTGCTGTAGCCGCGATCACACAGTTGGATGTTTTTACGATCGGAACCGAGTCGGTGGTGAGTGTGTAACCCATCATAGGACCACCTTGCACTAACCGGTTAAGTAAATTCGTTTGCAGGCCGGCTTCGGATAGCAGCGCTCTGACCGGTGTGCCAAGCAGGGTGTCGAAGTTGCCGGCTTCCTGAACTGCGTCACCGGTGATGGTCACGATTCGTGAGATCAGCGGTTTGCCTTCAAGGATCGCGCGGGAAACTGCGACTGCTGTGCCCACGTTTTGGCACATCACGCCAATGTCTGCAGGAATGCCACCGCTGGGCACTTCCAGGCCGGTCAGAATCTGAACTAGCTGTTTCTCACCGCCAGAAGGGTACTTGGTCGGGATCACCGAAACTTCGATTTGGGTGCCTTGAATCGCTTCGCGCAGGGCGGCAATCGCTTCCGGCTTGTTGTCTTCGATACCAATAACGCAGCGGGATGGCCGGAGAATCCAAGCCATGACTTGCATGCCGGATACCACTTCGGCAGCGCGCTCACGCATGGTCATGTCGTCAGCGGTAATGTACGGCTCGCATTCCGCACCATTGAGAATCAGCGTTTCGACTTTACGATCACGGGGTGGTCTTAATTTGATGGTGGTCGGGAAGCCCGCGCCACCCATGCCAGATATTCCCGCGTCGCGGATCAGTTGCAGCACCTCGTCGCGATCGTGTTTCTGATAGTTTTCGACGGGATACAGGTCTGCCCATTCATCTTTGCCGTCTGGCTGCAGGATCACGCACAGATCCGACATGCCTGATGGGTGAGGAACGGGCCGCAGTTCAATAGCTTGGATGATGCCAGATGTTGGTGCGTGAACTGGCACGCCCATGCCAGCCGTTACATCGCCAATTTTCTGTCCCTTAAGAACCCGGTCGCCCTCGCTGACCATCGCCTCGGCCTGCACGCCAATATGCTGCTGTAAAGGCAAGATCAAACGTTCAGGAATGCCCGCCGTCCGGATCGGGCGGCGGGTCGATTGAATTTTGTTTTCAGGCGGATGAATGCCGCCTGAAAAATCCCACAACTGGCTCATCAGACAGTGGCTCCCTGGCGGTCAGTGGCGATGATGCTTGGTGCTGGCGGTGTCCAGGTACGTATATCTGCTTCAACGGTGATCATGTCGATGCAGTCTACCGGGCAGGGCTCAACGCACAGGTCGCAACCTGTACATTCGCTTTCGATCACGGTGTGCATGTGTTTGGCTGCGCCGAGAATGGCATCGACCGGGCACGCCTGAATACATTTGGTGCAACCAATGCATTCGTCTTCCCGGATCACGGCAACGCGAACGGCTTGTTCGGCTCCGTGTTCGGCATCCAGAGGCTGAGGCTCCACATCGAGCAGGTCTGCCAGTGCTTTGATGGTACTTTCACCGCCCGGGGGGCATTTGTTGATGGCCGCGCCGTCAGCGATCGCATCGGCATAGGGGCGGCAACCCGGATAGCCACACTGGCCGCATTGAGTTTGGGGCAGAAGAGAGTCGATCTGATCGACGAGAGGATTGCCTTCAACTTTAAAACGCTCAGAGGCAAAACCGAGCAGTCCGCCAAACACCAGCGCCAGAGTAAGCAGTACGGCAACAGCAATCAGGAAGCTAATCCACATAATGCGTGCTCCTTAAACCGCAACCAGGCCAGTAAAGCCCAGAAATGCCAGTGCCATGAGGCCTGCGGTGATCAGACCGATGGACGCTCCGCGAAACACGACGGGGACATCGGATACAGCAATACGTTCACGCATCGCTGCAAACAGTACCAATACCATAGAAAAGCCAGCCGCCGCACCAAAGCCGTAAAGAACAGACTCGATAAAGTTGTTGTTCTTGTTGATGTTCAGCAAGGCAACACCCAGTACCGCGCAATTAGTGGTGATCAATGGTAAGAAAATACCGAGAACCCGGTACAGCAAAGGGCTGGTTTTGCGCACAACCATCTCGGTGAACTGAACCACGACGGCAATCACCAGAATGAAGGTTATGGTGCGCAAAAACGCCAGATCCAGTGGCTCCAACAAGTAGGTGTAGGCCAGATAACTGCAAACAGACGCCAATGTCAGCACAAAGGTAGTTGCCAGCGACATGCCCATGGCGGTTTCCAATTTTCCGGAAACCCCCATGAAAGGGCATAGCCCGAGGAACTGAACCAGCACGAAGTTGTTTACCAAGATCGTACTGACCAAAATAAGCAAATACTCTGTCATCGGGAGCGTCTCTGCCTGTTGCTGCTTACATCACCCGCATGCCCGGCGTCGCGCCGGAATCGGGGGACAGAATAAAAATGTCTTTACCGCCGGGCCCTGCGGCCAGAACCATGCCTTCAGACATGCCAAACTTCATCTTTCGTGGCTTCAGGTTTGCAACCATCACCGTTAGGCGGCCTTCGAGTTCTTCCGGTTTGTAGGCAGACTTAATACCCGCAAACACGTTGCGTTCGCCATGTCCCACGTCAAGAGTCAGTCGGAGAAGCTTGTCGGCACCTTCCACATGCTCGGCCTTGACGATTTTCACCACTCGCAGATCGACCTTCGCGAAATCGCCGAATTCGATTTCATCCGCGATGGGTTCCAGATCAGACGCGGGCGCCTGCTGCTGGCCGGTGGCGGCGGGCATTTCTTCCTTGGAGGCGTCCAGCATTTTCTCAACATGGGCCATATCGACACGGCTCATCAGAGGTTTGAACTTGTCGATGCCGTGATTTTCCAGCAGATTCGCCCGCTCATTCCAGGTCAGGCGATCATTCAAGAACGATGCGGAAGCCTTGGCTGTTTCTGGCAATGCCGGTGTTAGATAGGTCATCAGCAGACGGAACATGTTGATCGCATTGGTACAGATCGCCTGCAGTTTATCGTCCTGACCTTCTTGTTTTGCAATGATCCAAGGCTGTTCGTCGTTCACGTACTGGTTGGCAATGTCGGCCAACTCCATGATCCGACGCATCGCACGGCCAAATTCGCGGGTTTCGTAAAACTCGGCAATTTGCTCGCCAGCGTCGATGAATTCTTGCAGTTTTTCTTTCTCAGTCACTTGGCCGAGCTGACCATCGAAGTGTTTGGTGATGAAACCGGCGCTGCGGCTGGCGATATTCACCACCTTGCCAACGAGGTCAGAATTCACACGCGCTGCGAAGTCTTCAAGGTTCAAGTCCATATCATCAACGCCACCGGTAAGCTTGGCGGCGAAGTAATAGCGCAAATATTCTGGGTTTAAATGATCCAAATAGGTGCGAGCCATGATGAAGGTGCCACGAGACTTCGACATCTTTTTACCGTTAACGGTGACAAAGCCGTGCGCCCAAACCGCGGTTGGCGTGCGGAAACCGGCATCGTGCAGCATCGATGGCCAGAATAAAGCGTGGAAGTTGATGATGTCTTTACCAATGAAGTGATACACCTCGGCCGTGGAATCTTTCTTCCAGAAGTGTTCGAAATCGATACCTTCACGGTTACACAGGTTTTTGAAACTGGCGAGGTAGCCAATTGGCGCGTCCAGCCAGACATAGAAAAACTTGCCCGGTGCGTCCGGAATTTCAAAACCGAAGTAGGGCGCATCACGGCTGATGTCCCATTCCTGAAGCCCTGCATCCAGCCATTCGGCCAGCTTGTTGGCCACTTGTGGCTGCAGAGCGCCACTGCGAGTCCACTTGCTCAGAAAATTGTGGAACTCCGGCAATTTGAAGAAGTAATGCTCAGACTCTTTCTCAACCGGCGTGGCGCCAGAAACGGCCGAGCGAGGATTGATCAGCTCTGCGGGGGTGTAAGTAGCGCCACAGGCTTCACAGTTATCGCCGTATTGATCGTCTGTCTTGCATTTCGGGCAGGTACCCTTAATAAAACGGTCTGCCAGAAACATCTCTTTCTCGGGATCAAAAAACTGCTTGATCTTGCGAGTCGCGATGTTGCCGTTGGCTTGAATCTGACGGTAGATGTATTCGGAGAAATATTGGTTTTCTTCCGAATGGGTTGAGTAATAATTGTCGAACTGGATGTGGAAACCAGAAAAATCTTCCTGATGCTCCTGACGAATCCGGTCAATTAACTGCTCAGGCGTAATACCTTCACGCTCGGCACGCAGCATGATCGCGGTACCGTGGGCATCGTCGGCGCAAACGTAATAGCAGTTGTGGCCACGCATTTTCTGGTAGCGCACCCAGATATCAGTCTGAATGTATTCCAGCAGGTGCCCAAGATGGATGGGCCCGTTGGCGTAGGGCAGAGCGCTGGTAACCAGAATGTCGCGCTGTTGATTGCTCGCTTGCGTCATGGTGATGTCCGAACCTTATGTTGATACGGGATGGAAAGCCAAACAGGGTTTTGAAGACAATCAGAATTGATTGTTCCAGACGAAGACCCCATATGGTCAGAAACGGCCACAGATGATACCTTCCAAGCCATCAATTTTCACCTGCATTCAGGGTGATAAGCATATTCCGGAGACCCCGATGACCCAGATCACCCAAAAGGCACTCGAAGACGCCGTACGCGAATACCGTGACCCGTACTTGAACAAAGACCTGTATGAACTGGGCGCGGTGAAAAATCTGACGGCAGACGAGCAGGGAAATGTCACCTTGATGCTCGAACTGCCATACCCCTCAAAGGGAATTGCTGGCGGCTTGAAACAAATCGTCGCCAATGCCATTGAGTTCGTTGACGGCGTAGAAAGCGCCGAAGTGCACGTGGCACAAAAAATCCACGCCTGCAAAATCAACAAAGAAATTGCCACTGTCCCTGGCGTGAAAAACATCATCGCCGTCGCCTCCGGCAAAGGCGGGGTCGGAAAATCTACCACCGCCGTCAACCTGGCATTGGCGCTACAGGCTGAAGGTGCCCGGGTAGGCATCCTCGATGCCGACATCTACGGCCCCAGCATCGGCATGATGCTTGGCGTACCGGAAGGCAAGCGCCCCGACGTGCGCGAAAACAAATACTTCGTACCCATGCAGGCCCATGGCTTACAAGCCAACTCCATGGCCTTCGTCACCACCGACAAGACCCCCATGGCCTGGCGTGGCCCCATGGTCAGCGGTGCCGTCATGCAACTGCTGCAACAAACCTTATGGGATGAGCTCGACTATCTCGTAGTTGATATGCCCCCGGGCACCGGCGACATCCAGCTGACCCTCGGCCAAAAAGTCCCGGTCACCGGCACCGTCATCGTCACCACCCCGCAAGACATCGCCTTGCTGGACGGTAAAAAAGGCATCGAAATGTTCCGCAAAGTGGACATCCCGGTGATCGGTGTTATCGAAAACATGAGTGTCCACATCTGCAGCAACTGCGGCCACGAAGAACACCTGTTCGGCTGCGAAGGCGGCGCACGCATCGCGGAAGAATACGACACCACCTTGCTGGGCCAGCTGCCCCTGCACATGACCATCCGCGAACAAACCGACAGCGGTTCGCCAACCGGCGTTGCCGAGCCGGATTCTGAAGTGGCACGCCGCTACCGCGATATTGCTCGGAGGGTAGGTGCGGAGCTGTCCACTAGGGAGCGGAATCTAGGCGGAACGATTTCCAGTGTTTCGGTAGTTGAGCCATAAAAACCAGAGGCTTATTGGAACAGCTTTCACCAAAGTTTGAACGCGGAATCGGGCACGCCTTCCAAAAATGTCGTAGGCCATGGATGGCCGAAGAGAAGCGCACATGGATGTGCTAGTAGCGGTTTTTGGAAGGCGTGCCCGATGCCGCAGTCGCCTGAGTTAGATCTTTTGACAAGGCCGCTCTCGCAGCTGAGATCACCAAATCCAAAAGCGTGACTGATAAAAGCCCAAGCCTTCGACACAACCCCAAGGACAAGGTAAACTACGCCCCAATTTTTCCCAGCTGGAAACGAGAATTCCCCATGAGCATAAAGTCCGATAAGTGGATCCGCCGGATGTCCGAAGAGCACGGCATGATCGAACCCTTCGAAGCCGGGCAAGTTCGTGAAAACGAAAAAGGCCGCGTCATTTCCTACGGCACCTCAAGCTACGGGTACGACGTACGTTGCAGCAACGAATTCAAAATCTTCACCAACGTACACAGCGCCACCGTAGACCCGAAGAATTTCGACGAAAACAGCTTCGTCAACGTCACCAGCGACGTCTGCATCATACCGCCGAACAGCTTCGCACTGGCGCGTACCGTTGAATACTTCCGCATCCCTAGAAGTGTGCTCACCATCTGCCTCGGCAAAAGCACCTACGCCCGTTGCGGCATCATCGTCAACGTAACCCCGCTGGAACCGGAATGGGAGGGTCAGGTGACTCTGGAGTTTTCCAACACCACCAACCTGCCAGCGAAAATTTACGCCAACGAAGGCGTCGCCCAGATGCTATTCTTCGAATCCGATGAAATGTGCGAAACCAGCTACAAAGACCGTGGCGGAAAATACCTTGGCCAGACAGGCGTGACCCTGCCGCGGACATGAACGCCAACCAGTTTTTGAAAGCCGTTTCACAACTGCAGGGCTGGCGCGAATGCGCCTACCTATTGGCCCTTGCCGAGCGCGCCTTCCCCAACTACGCTCTGTTCGCAGACGCAGTAGGCATGAAAAGCGGTGGCAAAATGCGCCAACTGCTTGATCTTGCTTGGGGAACCTTGCAGCTGGACACCTCTGAAGCTGCGATCCCACAATTGCTTAGCAAACTCGAAACTCTAAGCCCGAACGTCGATGAATTCGATGCCTATGGTGTGTACCCGGCTTTCGATTTCTGTCAGTTGCTTGAGCAAGCCCTGCTGAATCGCCTGAACCCGAACAAGCACCGGGCAACCGACGCTTCGCAATTGGCCACCAAAACCGTCATGGACTTCGTTGAAATGTCGGAAGGTGAGGGTATGGACGACGACGAACTTATCCGATTGTTCGAACAGCATCCCGTGCTCAAAGAAGACAAAATCTTCCAGCGCGACACCGTGCTTGCTCTGAAGCGCCAGCGCGTGCCCAGTGAAGACTTCATTGAAGAGTTGCGAAACGACGCGTCGAACGAAGGTGTCAGCAATCTGGGTATCTCGCTCGATACCTGATTGCCGCATCCCGCAGTAGAATTCGCCTAAACCTCCTTAATCGCTTTTGAACGGATAAGAGACATGAAACTCTCTGCTTTTGGTCGTAAGTTCACCGCCGATGCCGGCATTACTTCACTGATGGATGACTTAGGAAATGCCATGGCATCTGGTGAAGATATGATCATGATGGGGGGTGGCAACCCCGGCCACATTCCTGAGGTTCAACAGAGAGTGCAGGAGATTCTGGCGAATATGGCCACCGATGAGAGTCAGGTGCGCCGCTTGGTGGGCGTCTACGATCCCCCTCAGGGTGAAAAACAGTTTATTGCCGCGTTGGCAGAGTTGCTGAACGAGGAGTACGGCTGGGGGCTGACGCCCGAGAACATCGCGCTCACCAATGGTAGTCAGGCAGCTTTCTTCATGCTGTTTAATATGTTCGGTGGTGAGTACGGCAACGGGCAGCGCAAGCACATCTTGCTACCGCTGGCGCCGGAATACATCGGTTATGCCGATGCGGGCATTGAGCAGGATTTGTTCCATGCCGTGCAGCCGGATATCTCGTTCACGGATGCCCACGAATTTAAATACCGCGTGGACTTCGATGCGGTTGAAGTGACCGGTGAAACGGGCGCTATCTGCGTGTCCCGTCCCACCAACCCCACGGGTAATGTCATTACGGATGAAGAGCTGGCTCGGCTGGAAGGTATGGCTCGTGAGCACGACATCCCGCTGATTGTGGATGGAGCCTACGGCACGCCTTTCCCGAGCTTGTTGTTCGTGGATGCAAAGCCCACCTGGAACGAGCAGATTATTCTTTGTCTGAGTTTGTCCAAGCTAGGGTTGCCGGCCGCTCGCACCGGTATCGTGATCGCCTCTGCGCCGGTTATCAAAGCCTTGTCCGGTATCAACGCCATCATGAATCTGGCAACCGGTAGTTTTGGTGCCATGTTGGCAGAGCCGCTGGTTAAGTCTGGTGAAATACTGTCACTGAGCCGTGAAGTGATTTGCCCGTTCTACAAGGCGAAAATGGAAAGAGCCGTTGAGGCATTTCGGGTGGCGATGGGTGAAGACAGTTGTCGCTGGTACATCCACAAGCCGGAAGGGGCAATGTTCCTGTGGTTGTGGTTTCCGGATTTGCCGATTTCAAGCCTGGAGTTATATCAGCGCCTGAAAGAGCGGGGCGTGTTGGTGGTGTCGGGCCATTACTTCTTCCCGGGCTTGCCGGACGATGACTGGAAACATCGCCATGAGTGTCTGCGGGTAACCTACTCCCAGGACGATGAGCAGGTTGCAAAAGGGTTGCGCATTATCGCTGATGAAGTGAGGGCGGTGTGGGCCGAGCACGGTGTCGCGGGTCAGTCTTGAACCCGCGCATCTTTCAGGCGTAACTCATATTCGCTGCCATCTGGCTCGACCTGAAGCAGGCGGGCCAGCAAATAATTTTGCTCCGGATCAAACCACATCAAGGTTTGGCGTTTGGAATCTTCTTCGCGCACCTTTTCCGCTTTCAGTGTTTTCATAGTGTGGCCGCGGTCGCTTAGGCTTTCTTCGGCAATAACGGCAAAGCGATCGGTGTCGTAGTCCCCTTTATCCAGCACTCGGTAAGCGAGGTCACGCTTTCCGGCCTTCAAATCCTGGTGCAACTGCAATTGGTAGCCCAAGGGGTCCAGAGTGCCTTCCTCTAGCTTCACCTCAAATGATTTGCCACGATATTTTCCGGTTGCTACGCCTTTTTGCCAGTCGAAATCAATGGACTGCTTCCGGTCTTTGATTAGAAAGCCAGACAGGCGGTAGCGGTAGCGTAAAGGGATGACGTGCCCGTTCTCCCATTTGAAAATGAGGGATTCATTGATGTCGGCGATGAAAGAATCAACATCGGTGCGGTACAGCCAAATGTTGTTGCCCTGAGCTGTGAGCGTGCGGATGCCTTGACCATTCAGGCTTACGCCTTTGGACATAGAGGCGGTGTAGCTGGCCTCGTAGGGGGTCAGTTCTGAGGTGGTGGAATTGTCAGTTGAAGCGCTGGCTGCGAGGCTAAAAAACAATAGCCCCGCGAGCAGCGAAAAAATTCTAATTGGCGCTTTACAGCTTTGCATTCGAAGGCCTCTTCACGGTCTGTGCATGTCACAGTCTAGCCGTTCTTGGTTCCGAGAGGATGACAATCTGTTCAGCTATCCGAGAGGCGCATGGGTCTCGGTAGCAGCGACCCGTCCAATTGAACGCCATCGGCTGCAAGCTGGATGCGACCTTCGCAGAACCAGCGCAGAACGATCGGGTAGAGCAGGTGTTCCTGCTGTTGGACACGCTCCGCCAGTGATTCCGGGGTGTCGTCTTCGTTTACCCGAATTTCGGATTGTGCGATGACGGGGCCGCCGTCTAGCTCTTCCGTGACAAAGTGAATCGAAACGCCATGAACTTTGTCGCCGGCTTCCAGCACCCGTTTGTGCGTGTTTAGGCCGGTATAAGCCGGCAGAAGCGAAGGATGAATGTTCAGCATCCTGCCCCGGAATGCGCGAACGAAATCGGGCGTCAAAATGCGCATGAAGCCAGCAAGTACGATAACGTCCGGATTGTGCCTGTGCAGCTCAGCCATCAGAGAGGCATCGAAAGCCTCCCGTGAATCCGACTTCGTATGATCAATGACGAAGGTGGGGATATTGGCTTGAGCTGCGCGCTCCAGTGCAAATGCACCGGGGCGGTTGCACCCAACAGCAATGATTTCCCCGGGAAAGTCTCGTTCACGGGTGGCTTCGATCAGAGCTTGCAGGTTGGTTCCGCTGCCTGACGCCAGAACAACAATTTTCGGTAGCGGCGCTGGGTCTGCCATCATGCTTTAAGCAGCCCTGGTGCGTAACGAACGGCTGATGCAGTGTCGTTGGAGTCTGCGTTTTCGATCACACCCACCTGCCACACGGTTTCACCCATCGCGTTCAGTGTGTCGATCGCCAGATCTTTTTGATCTTCAGGCACGCAGACAATCATGCCAATACCGCAGTTAAACGTGCGGTACATTTCTTCTGCCGCTACGCCGCCGGCATCTTTCAGCCACTGGAATACAGGAGGCAGTTCCCAGCTTTCCGTATCGATTGCCGCAACTGTGTTGTCTGGCAGAACACGGGGGATGTTTTCTGGCAGTCCGCCGCCGGTGATGTGTGACATGGCGCGAACGTCTACGTCACGAATCAGCTTGAGCAGGTTCTTCACATAGATGCGAGTCGGAGCCATAAGAGCGTCAGCCAGCGTGGTGTCGCCTAAAGGTTGGCTCAAGTCCGCTCCGCTTACTTCGATGATTTTGCGAATCAGCGAGTAGCCGTTCGAGTGCGGGCCTGACGAGCCTAAGGCCAGCAGTACGTCGCCGGACTGAACGCGGCTACCGTCAAGAATGTTTTCACGTTCAACAACACCAACGCAGAAGCCGGCGAGGTCGTAGTCATCGCCTTCATACATGCCTGGCATTTCAGCAGTTTCGCCGCCTACCAGTGCGCAGCCGGAAAGCTCACAGCCTCTGCCGATGCCTTCAACAACATTCGCTGCGATGTCGACGTTAAGTTTGCCCGTGGCGTAGTAATCCAGGAAGAACAGAGGCTCGGCGCCACCAACGATCAAGTCGTTCACGCACATGGCAACAAGATCAATGCCGATGGTGTCGTGCTTTTCGAGTTGCATGGCGAGGCGAAGCTTAGTGCCTACGCCATCAGTGCCGGAAACCAGTACGGGCTCTTTGTAGCCGGCTGGGATGGACACCATGGCACCAAATCCACCAAGGCCGCCGAGTACTTCGGGGCGGCGGGTTTTGGTCGCGGTGTTCTTAATGCGGTTGACCAGCTCGTTGCCGGCATCAATATCAACACCCGCATCGCGGTAGGTGAGGGAGGGCTTCTGTTCGCTCATGGAAAATAACCATTGGACTGTGGGTCTGGCCGCGGATTTTAACAGGTGCGCACGGGGGGGCCAACTGGTATTCCGCGATCCGGCCACTATTCGTTGGTTAATCTACGGTTATCACGTAGAGCGGTGGCTGGCTTGCTACTCAGCCGACAGGTGATGGTGTATCCTGTGCGCCAATCATGGGAACGGCAGGGTACTACATCTACATGACGAATTCAGTCAACGGGTATTCAGCGAAAATGAAGCGGGCGGTGCTGGTAACAATCGCGATGGTGTGTGCCTTGTTTGCAGGGTCGCCAGCCACAGCCGTTACAATTACCGGACTCTATAATGCGGATGTGCCGATCTCTGGCTCCAGCAGTTCGGGGGTTAAAGCGGGTTATGAGGCTGGGTTGCGTGAGGTGTTAGTGCGCGTTTCGGGTAGTCGGGACGTGCTAGAGCTGGAAGGTGTCGATCAGCTTTTATCTAAGGCAGAGTCTTTGGTGTTGGCGTACCAGGTTGGCGAAAGCCAGGGCCAGAGTCGCATGCAGATGAGTTTTGGCGCGGTTGGCGTGAACCGTGGCCTTGCTGCGCTCAATGCGCCGGTGTGGGGCGCTAATCGTCCGCTTACATTGGCCTGGATTGCGGTAGAAGATCGAGGCCAACGTCAATTGATTACCGCTAAAACCAGCGCTTCGGCACAGTCGGACGGTGCGGCTGAGTGGCGCGCGCATTTGGTGGAGGTCGCATCTGAGCGCGGGTTGCCGATGGTTTTCCCAGGCGAGGGATTTTCGGACGACCGCTCGTTGTTATCCGACTTGTGGGGCCAGTTTGTTGACCGCATTGAGGCTGCTTCCGAGGGGCAGGCATACGATGTGATCACCTTGATGCGCATTAGCCGTTCAGGAGGGCAATGGCGTGCGGGCTGGGTATTTGAAGGTATGGGGATGGACGCCAGTGAGCGTTCAGCCAGTGCAGGTACACCAAGAGAGCTGGCAGAAAAAGTTGTGGATCAGTGGGCAGAGCTCTATGCCGGCCGTTATGC is part of the Marinobacter sp. JH2 genome and encodes:
- the rsxC gene encoding electron transport complex subunit RsxC; amino-acid sequence: MSQLWDFSGGIHPPENKIQSTRRPIRTAGIPERLILPLQQHIGVQAEAMVSEGDRVLKGQKIGDVTAGMGVPVHAPTSGIIQAIELRPVPHPSGMSDLCVILQPDGKDEWADLYPVENYQKHDRDEVLQLIRDAGISGMGGAGFPTTIKLRPPRDRKVETLILNGAECEPYITADDMTMRERAAEVVSGMQVMAWILRPSRCVIGIEDNKPEAIAALREAIQGTQIEVSVIPTKYPSGGEKQLVQILTGLEVPSGGIPADIGVMCQNVGTAVAVSRAILEGKPLISRIVTITGDAVQEAGNFDTLLGTPVRALLSEAGLQTNLLNRLVQGGPMMGYTLTTDSVPIVKTSNCVIAATAQELQAPPPEQPCIRCGECAEACPMELLPQQLFWYSKAEEFEKAEHLNLFDCIECGACSYVCPSSIPLVQYYRFAKGEIRTQREEQLKSDRARERFEARQARLEREQQEKEQRRKERAKAAAEAQAKKKAEAEQAAADSEVVDDRSAKAALVQQALERKKAKAAQTKAESSAVQEQPDLETLEKQVTQAEAKLNTMQGMLNEAKAEQADNVDKLERAVAKNHDRVKRAKDALAEARKHVPAEPETPSSE
- the rsxB gene encoding electron transport complex subunit RsxB, whose protein sequence is MWISFLIAVAVLLTLALVFGGLLGFASERFKVEGNPLVDQIDSLLPQTQCGQCGYPGCRPYADAIADGAAINKCPPGGESTIKALADLLDVEPQPLDAEHGAEQAVRVAVIREDECIGCTKCIQACPVDAILGAAKHMHTVIESECTGCDLCVEPCPVDCIDMITVEADIRTWTPPAPSIIATDRQGATV
- the rsxA gene encoding electron transport complex subunit RsxA produces the protein MTEYLLILVSTILVNNFVLVQFLGLCPFMGVSGKLETAMGMSLATTFVLTLASVCSYLAYTYLLEPLDLAFLRTITFILVIAVVVQFTEMVVRKTSPLLYRVLGIFLPLITTNCAVLGVALLNINKNNNFIESVLYGFGAAAGFSMVLVLFAAMRERIAVSDVPVVFRGASIGLITAGLMALAFLGFTGLVAV
- the metG gene encoding methionine--tRNA ligase, encoding MTQASNQQRDILVTSALPYANGPIHLGHLLEYIQTDIWVRYQKMRGHNCYYVCADDAHGTAIMLRAEREGITPEQLIDRIRQEHQEDFSGFHIQFDNYYSTHSEENQYFSEYIYRQIQANGNIATRKIKQFFDPEKEMFLADRFIKGTCPKCKTDDQYGDNCEACGATYTPAELINPRSAVSGATPVEKESEHYFFKLPEFHNFLSKWTRSGALQPQVANKLAEWLDAGLQEWDISRDAPYFGFEIPDAPGKFFYVWLDAPIGYLASFKNLCNREGIDFEHFWKKDSTAEVYHFIGKDIINFHALFWPSMLHDAGFRTPTAVWAHGFVTVNGKKMSKSRGTFIMARTYLDHLNPEYLRYYFAAKLTGGVDDMDLNLEDFAARVNSDLVGKVVNIASRSAGFITKHFDGQLGQVTEKEKLQEFIDAGEQIAEFYETREFGRAMRRIMELADIANQYVNDEQPWIIAKQEGQDDKLQAICTNAINMFRLLMTYLTPALPETAKASASFLNDRLTWNERANLLENHGIDKFKPLMSRVDMAHVEKMLDASKEEMPAATGQQQAPASDLEPIADEIEFGDFAKVDLRVVKIVKAEHVEGADKLLRLTLDVGHGERNVFAGIKSAYKPEELEGRLTVMVANLKPRKMKFGMSEGMVLAAGPGGKDIFILSPDSGATPGMRVM
- the apbC gene encoding iron-sulfur cluster carrier protein ApbC: MTQITQKALEDAVREYRDPYLNKDLYELGAVKNLTADEQGNVTLMLELPYPSKGIAGGLKQIVANAIEFVDGVESAEVHVAQKIHACKINKEIATVPGVKNIIAVASGKGGVGKSTTAVNLALALQAEGARVGILDADIYGPSIGMMLGVPEGKRPDVRENKYFVPMQAHGLQANSMAFVTTDKTPMAWRGPMVSGAVMQLLQQTLWDELDYLVVDMPPGTGDIQLTLGQKVPVTGTVIVTTPQDIALLDGKKGIEMFRKVDIPVIGVIENMSVHICSNCGHEEHLFGCEGGARIAEEYDTTLLGQLPLHMTIREQTDSGSPTGVAEPDSEVARRYRDIARRVGAELSTRERNLGGTISSVSVVEP
- the dcd gene encoding dCTP deaminase, encoding MSIKSDKWIRRMSEEHGMIEPFEAGQVRENEKGRVISYGTSSYGYDVRCSNEFKIFTNVHSATVDPKNFDENSFVNVTSDVCIIPPNSFALARTVEYFRIPRSVLTICLGKSTYARCGIIVNVTPLEPEWEGQVTLEFSNTTNLPAKIYANEGVAQMLFFESDEMCETSYKDRGGKYLGQTGVTLPRT
- a CDS encoding YjaG family protein, with protein sequence MNANQFLKAVSQLQGWRECAYLLALAERAFPNYALFADAVGMKSGGKMRQLLDLAWGTLQLDTSEAAIPQLLSKLETLSPNVDEFDAYGVYPAFDFCQLLEQALLNRLNPNKHRATDASQLATKTVMDFVEMSEGEGMDDDELIRLFEQHPVLKEDKIFQRDTVLALKRQRVPSEDFIEELRNDASNEGVSNLGISLDT
- a CDS encoding valine--pyruvate transaminase — its product is MKLSAFGRKFTADAGITSLMDDLGNAMASGEDMIMMGGGNPGHIPEVQQRVQEILANMATDESQVRRLVGVYDPPQGEKQFIAALAELLNEEYGWGLTPENIALTNGSQAAFFMLFNMFGGEYGNGQRKHILLPLAPEYIGYADAGIEQDLFHAVQPDISFTDAHEFKYRVDFDAVEVTGETGAICVSRPTNPTGNVITDEELARLEGMAREHDIPLIVDGAYGTPFPSLLFVDAKPTWNEQIILCLSLSKLGLPAARTGIVIASAPVIKALSGINAIMNLATGSFGAMLAEPLVKSGEILSLSREVICPFYKAKMERAVEAFRVAMGEDSCRWYIHKPEGAMFLWLWFPDLPISSLELYQRLKERGVLVVSGHYFFPGLPDDDWKHRHECLRVTYSQDDEQVAKGLRIIADEVRAVWAEHGVAGQS
- a CDS encoding DUF3108 domain-containing protein; the encoded protein is MQSCKAPIRIFSLLAGLLFFSLAASASTDNSTTSELTPYEASYTASMSKGVSLNGQGIRTLTAQGNNIWLYRTDVDSFIADINESLIFKWENGHVIPLRYRYRLSGFLIKDRKQSIDFDWQKGVATGKYRGKSFEVKLEEGTLDPLGYQLQLHQDLKAGKRDLAYRVLDKGDYDTDRFAVIAEESLSDRGHTMKTLKAEKVREEDSKRQTLMWFDPEQNYLLARLLQVEPDGSEYELRLKDARVQD